One window of the Arthrobacter sp. zg-Y919 genome contains the following:
- a CDS encoding HNH endonuclease signature motif containing protein, producing MSVYRAELAAPENDAETTPAEPVSDYPDGFTGTLALQNLEAFDEQSVGDALSRMAHLISWAQAQQARLMHRMKEIFRDDFHAASGQLEPGMAFSLASSECAAVLSVPQVTAQRMMFEAGSLCSTHASTLTGLEDGCLSYQHAQVVLEQCENVPAAVLPEFEADLLKAAEGKTRAQFACKARRLRERRYPDTVAKRHVTAFDKRKVTLDREEDGMSCLSAYLRAEEAQQIYTTLSTAARGEQAGGDSRTTDQLRADILAQLLMGGLDPTLVSAKTGTRKPDSDDAGMVPRAEIMVLINAETLCGADDQPAELHGYGPISADAARRLARNAAGWTGLAQDPRTGEILGVGRRRKVPAGLARWLRARDATCRFPGCRVSTAVTEIDHTTDWAKGGPTDHGNLAHLCRRHHRFKTLGYWKACQPTPGVIEWTSPTGRVYRTEPFLELGHPKPPRPSVDPPRPSPDPPHPSADPPIEHQQTEPRQELAPPF from the coding sequence GTGTCGGTTTACCGGGCGGAACTTGCCGCTCCCGAGAACGATGCCGAGACCACACCTGCAGAACCTGTCTCCGATTACCCGGACGGTTTCACCGGCACACTGGCCCTGCAGAACCTCGAAGCCTTCGACGAGCAATCCGTTGGCGATGCCCTGTCCCGGATGGCTCATTTGATCTCCTGGGCGCAGGCCCAGCAGGCCCGTCTGATGCACCGGATGAAGGAGATTTTCCGGGATGACTTCCATGCCGCGTCGGGACAGCTCGAACCCGGCATGGCGTTCAGCCTCGCGTCGTCTGAATGCGCCGCGGTCCTGAGCGTTCCGCAGGTTACCGCCCAGCGGATGATGTTCGAAGCGGGCAGCCTGTGCAGCACCCATGCCTCTACGCTGACCGGGTTGGAAGACGGGTGCTTGTCGTACCAGCATGCGCAGGTGGTGCTGGAGCAGTGTGAGAACGTTCCCGCTGCGGTGCTCCCGGAGTTTGAGGCGGACCTGCTGAAGGCTGCAGAGGGCAAAACCCGGGCCCAGTTCGCCTGCAAGGCCCGCCGGCTGCGGGAGAGGCGGTATCCGGACACGGTGGCCAAACGGCATGTGACCGCGTTCGACAAGCGCAAAGTGACTCTGGACCGGGAAGAGGACGGCATGTCCTGCCTGTCTGCGTATCTGCGCGCCGAAGAGGCCCAACAGATCTACACCACGCTGAGCACCGCAGCACGGGGTGAGCAGGCTGGCGGGGATTCCCGGACCACGGATCAGCTGCGGGCCGACATCCTGGCACAGCTGTTGATGGGCGGTCTCGACCCGACACTGGTCAGTGCAAAGACCGGTACGCGCAAACCCGACAGCGACGACGCCGGCATGGTGCCGCGGGCGGAAATCATGGTGTTGATCAACGCCGAAACCCTTTGCGGCGCCGATGACCAGCCCGCGGAACTGCACGGCTACGGACCCATCAGCGCCGACGCCGCCCGCAGGCTGGCCCGAAACGCCGCCGGCTGGACCGGGCTGGCGCAGGACCCGCGGACAGGGGAAATCCTGGGCGTCGGGCGGCGAAGAAAAGTCCCCGCAGGACTGGCCCGCTGGCTACGGGCTCGCGACGCGACCTGTCGGTTCCCCGGCTGCCGAGTCAGTACCGCGGTTACCGAGATTGACCACACCACCGACTGGGCAAAGGGTGGACCCACAGACCACGGGAATCTGGCGCACCTGTGCCGCCGGCACCACCGCTTCAAGACCCTCGGTTACTGGAAGGCCTGCCAACCCACACCTGGTGTGATCGAGTGGACTTCGCCGACCGGCCGGGTCTACCGGACTGAGCCGTTCCTGGAACTGGGGCATCCGAAACCACCGCGCCCGTCCGTGGATCCGCCCCGCCCGTCCCCGGATCCACCGCACCCATCCGCGGATCCACCAATCGAACATCAGCAGACGGAACCCAGGCAGGAGTTGGCACCACCGTTCTAG
- a CDS encoding ImmA/IrrE family metallo-endopeptidase, which yields MTTPQEFMPRWASSPGATIQDLMKRNGVALADIADACNMPVSEFESVLCGATPITKQTAEALAFKVGGSSAFWLRREARYRESEEIVEADKWVNSLPLKSMKQFAWLDVPNDWRTRIDACLEFFGSDSLEAWNRSYGKQLQGVRFRTSATYPNQVSSVATWLRAGEIASRDLPVGRFKPRLLEDSVHEFRKLTRVPDPANFLPEMQKIAAASGVSCIIVPAPDGCAASGASRILQNGSALIQLTGRYLSDDQFWFSVFHEIGHLVLHGGAALHIDGDASAFEASQEESEANTFAADVLWPFENRPHFRVKLSRRDVFRLAREAGTSPGILVGQLQSSGVLRYDEYNNLKRRYKRLGSGLALKI from the coding sequence ATGACCACTCCGCAAGAGTTCATGCCACGATGGGCAAGCTCACCCGGAGCTACGATCCAAGATCTGATGAAAAGAAACGGTGTAGCTTTAGCGGACATTGCGGACGCCTGCAATATGCCAGTATCGGAATTCGAAAGCGTGCTCTGCGGAGCAACTCCCATCACGAAACAAACCGCCGAAGCTCTAGCTTTTAAAGTCGGAGGGAGCTCCGCTTTTTGGCTTCGTCGGGAAGCGCGCTATAGAGAATCTGAAGAGATCGTCGAAGCGGATAAGTGGGTAAATTCGCTGCCACTAAAGTCGATGAAACAGTTTGCATGGCTAGATGTACCGAATGACTGGCGGACTCGCATAGACGCTTGTCTCGAGTTTTTCGGATCAGACAGCCTGGAAGCTTGGAACAGATCGTACGGAAAACAGCTACAAGGCGTGCGTTTCAGGACGTCCGCCACCTATCCGAATCAGGTCTCCTCGGTAGCGACTTGGTTGAGAGCCGGGGAAATAGCTAGCCGCGATCTTCCCGTTGGTCGGTTCAAGCCTAGGCTCTTGGAAGACTCAGTCCACGAATTCCGCAAACTTACTCGCGTTCCGGATCCCGCAAATTTCTTGCCTGAGATGCAAAAGATCGCTGCAGCTAGCGGTGTTTCCTGCATCATCGTTCCGGCGCCAGATGGATGTGCCGCGAGTGGCGCGAGCCGAATCTTGCAAAACGGTTCTGCACTAATCCAACTTACCGGACGCTATTTGTCGGATGACCAGTTTTGGTTCTCGGTCTTTCATGAGATCGGACATCTTGTACTTCATGGCGGGGCTGCACTTCACATCGACGGCGACGCAAGTGCGTTCGAGGCGAGCCAGGAAGAATCCGAAGCAAATACGTTTGCTGCTGATGTGTTGTGGCCATTCGAAAATCGACCCCACTTTCGAGTAAAGCTTTCCCGCCGCGACGTATTTCGGCTGGCAAGAGAGGCCGGGACAAGCCCAGGTATCTTGGTTGGGCAACTCCAGTCGAGCGGCGTGTTGCGTTATGACGAGTACAATAACCTCAAGCGACGTTATAAGCGTCTGGGATCAGGACTTGCACTTAAGATCTAG
- a CDS encoding ATP-binding protein, translating into MSIETTLPMGDLINPGQNRLASVQIVNWGTFDGAHTISVDRAGTLLTGDSGVGKSTVFDAMLQVMDARPRMNEAAQNNAGTNAEEKRNAFSYMRGRLGTQGTDDGAGTAYQRPGASWSAVCLTFDNGLGQITSLSVVMDLPASGTEHNLGRYYLVHNRPLDIDALQAGMRGRFTKGSLESLLPGASVFDSHKMFAERYRHALGVEDEKAFNLLRILQTGKGLGGTVNDFFRNNVLDTPRTLAAAEEAVEDFSHLRSIRRQLERARQQRDHLQNVPELHTRYRAAADALAHNRALAKEGLPAYRQRLALEGAQRTAEKLESAAAEARSALSAAETRRATLKDQRDALSTRYTEEGGGAIATLERELAAAAAQLRSRETVENAAKDELAAAGIDVDFSPAGLVTARSRATDLVKSLGTELDAARERSSNAHGEAWSLKGQIAKLENEIGSFRRRKSNIRQDSLDQRTRICAATGIDEADMPFAGELIDLPNEHAQWRPAAERTLRSLATALLVPGEHMTAVTRYLSENDMHGYVRCIDVSVPVDGPTEPGPDDLITKLITQDSDMGRWVARKITAHYDFVCVEDPAGLADVAKGVSLGGAVKRNRSTTEKDDRHTKASDNVLGFDNKDTVAALGNELLALRNVFEEADTLSRQHAQEQDELVRRLSAVRTIAADRRTWEELSADDARAAVAVANDRLESARDANADLEQIRFELDTAELDLTAATEKVGVLKGDAARLDADLAAAVERRTALSAKAPEALSEGLRSALAELFEPFGELTDPARLKEAAGEVERSLITEQGRLEKTLLETRAKLERTFETFSDKWGSDFGTSVESAGAYEDRFEDIISEGLPQREAEFREYFNNRTYERFSDLLQLLDEERRSISSRLLPLNSVLRRVEYSAGSHLEIDVATTVPDAAHKFRTELKNALPMMGSRQDKADMDARYAALESLVDRLKDPDEKRWRAEVLDVRSHVTITCTHRLASGHTFTNLQASLMSGGEGQRFTAFIMASALAYQLGIVSQGFSTYGTVMMDEAFVKSSLSFAEASINALHEFGFQLLLAAPEDKVDLSRFLGSVTEILRDDVTNRSGVMERAMGNSRSVDILLR; encoded by the coding sequence ATGAGCATCGAAACCACCCTCCCCATGGGAGACCTGATCAACCCCGGCCAGAACCGGCTCGCCTCCGTGCAGATCGTGAACTGGGGAACCTTCGACGGCGCGCACACCATCTCCGTGGACCGCGCCGGCACGCTGCTCACCGGCGACTCCGGCGTCGGCAAATCCACCGTCTTCGACGCCATGCTCCAGGTCATGGACGCCCGCCCGCGGATGAACGAGGCCGCGCAGAACAACGCCGGCACCAATGCCGAGGAAAAACGCAACGCGTTCTCCTACATGCGCGGACGCCTCGGAACGCAGGGGACCGACGACGGCGCGGGCACCGCCTACCAGCGCCCCGGCGCCTCCTGGTCGGCCGTCTGCCTGACGTTCGACAACGGGCTGGGGCAGATCACCAGCCTCTCCGTGGTGATGGATCTGCCCGCGAGCGGCACCGAGCACAACCTGGGCCGCTACTACCTGGTGCACAACCGGCCGCTGGACATTGACGCCCTGCAGGCCGGCATGCGCGGCCGCTTCACCAAGGGCAGCCTCGAATCCCTGCTGCCCGGCGCGTCCGTGTTCGATTCGCACAAGATGTTCGCCGAACGCTACCGGCATGCCCTGGGTGTGGAGGATGAGAAGGCGTTCAACCTGCTGCGCATCCTGCAGACCGGCAAGGGCCTGGGCGGCACCGTCAATGACTTCTTCCGCAACAACGTGCTGGACACCCCGCGCACCCTCGCCGCCGCCGAAGAGGCGGTGGAGGACTTCAGCCACCTGCGCAGCATCCGCCGCCAGCTCGAACGTGCCCGGCAGCAGCGTGACCACCTGCAGAACGTCCCCGAACTGCACACCCGGTACCGTGCAGCGGCCGACGCCCTGGCGCACAACCGTGCCCTGGCGAAGGAAGGGCTGCCCGCCTACCGGCAGCGCCTGGCCCTGGAAGGTGCGCAGCGCACCGCCGAGAAACTGGAATCCGCCGCAGCGGAAGCCCGTTCCGCGCTGTCCGCCGCCGAAACCCGCCGGGCCACGCTGAAGGACCAGCGCGATGCGCTCAGCACCCGGTACACCGAAGAGGGCGGCGGGGCCATCGCCACCCTGGAACGCGAACTCGCTGCCGCCGCCGCGCAGCTGCGCTCCCGGGAAACCGTGGAGAACGCCGCCAAGGACGAGCTCGCCGCCGCGGGGATCGACGTCGACTTCTCCCCCGCCGGGCTGGTCACCGCCCGCAGCCGTGCCACGGACCTGGTGAAATCCCTCGGCACCGAACTCGATGCCGCCCGCGAGCGCAGCAGCAACGCCCACGGCGAGGCCTGGTCCCTCAAGGGCCAGATCGCCAAGCTGGAAAACGAGATCGGCTCCTTCCGGCGCCGCAAGTCCAATATCCGCCAGGACTCCCTGGACCAGCGGACCCGGATCTGCGCCGCCACCGGCATCGACGAAGCGGACATGCCCTTTGCCGGCGAACTGATCGACCTGCCCAACGAGCACGCGCAGTGGCGTCCGGCCGCCGAGCGTACCCTGCGTTCCCTCGCCACCGCCCTGCTGGTGCCCGGCGAACACATGACCGCCGTGACCCGCTACCTCAGCGAAAACGACATGCACGGCTACGTCCGCTGCATCGACGTCTCCGTGCCGGTGGACGGACCCACCGAACCCGGTCCCGATGACCTGATCACCAAGCTCATCACCCAGGACTCGGACATGGGCCGCTGGGTGGCCCGGAAGATCACCGCGCACTACGACTTCGTGTGTGTGGAGGACCCGGCCGGGCTGGCCGACGTCGCCAAGGGCGTGAGCCTCGGCGGTGCGGTCAAGCGCAACCGCAGCACCACCGAAAAGGACGACCGGCACACCAAGGCCTCGGACAACGTCCTGGGCTTCGATAACAAGGACACCGTGGCGGCCCTCGGCAACGAGCTGCTGGCCCTGCGCAACGTGTTCGAGGAAGCGGACACCCTCTCCCGGCAGCACGCCCAGGAGCAGGACGAACTCGTCCGCCGCCTCTCCGCGGTCCGCACCATCGCCGCCGACCGGCGGACCTGGGAGGAACTCTCCGCGGACGACGCACGTGCCGCCGTCGCCGTCGCCAATGACCGGCTGGAGTCGGCCCGAGACGCTAACGCCGACCTCGAGCAGATCCGCTTCGAACTCGATACCGCCGAACTGGACCTCACCGCAGCCACCGAGAAGGTCGGTGTGCTCAAGGGTGATGCCGCACGGCTCGACGCCGACCTGGCCGCCGCCGTCGAACGCCGCACCGCGCTCTCCGCCAAGGCACCCGAGGCCCTGTCCGAGGGCCTGCGTTCCGCGCTGGCCGAGCTGTTCGAACCGTTCGGGGAGCTGACCGATCCGGCGCGCCTGAAGGAGGCCGCCGGCGAGGTGGAACGGTCCCTGATCACCGAACAGGGCCGGCTGGAAAAGACCCTGTTGGAGACCCGCGCGAAGCTGGAACGCACGTTCGAGACGTTTAGCGACAAGTGGGGGTCGGATTTCGGCACTTCGGTGGAATCCGCCGGTGCGTACGAGGACCGGTTCGAGGACATCATTTCCGAGGGCCTGCCCCAGCGCGAAGCCGAATTCCGCGAATACTTCAACAACCGCACCTACGAACGCTTCAGCGACCTGCTGCAGCTGCTCGATGAGGAACGCCGCAGCATCTCCTCACGTCTGCTGCCGCTGAACTCGGTGCTCCGCCGCGTGGAATACTCCGCCGGCAGCCACCTGGAGATCGACGTCGCCACCACCGTGCCCGACGCCGCACACAAGTTCCGCACGGAACTGAAGAACGCGCTGCCGATGATGGGCTCGCGGCAGGATAAGGCGGACATGGACGCCCGGTACGCCGCGCTGGAATCCCTGGTGGACCGGCTGAAGGACCCGGACGAGAAGCGCTGGCGGGCCGAGGTGCTCGATGTCCGCTCGCACGTGACCATCACCTGCACCCACCGCCTTGCCAGCGGGCACACCTTCACCAACCTGCAGGCGTCGCTGATGTCCGGCGGCGAGGGCCAGCGGTTCACCGCGTTCATCATGGCCTCGGCGCTGGCCTACCAGCTGGGCATTGTGTCGCAGGGCTTCAGCACATACGGCACGGTGATGATGGATGAGGCGTTCGTGAAGTCGTCGCTGTCCTTCGCCGAGGCGTCCATCAACGCGCTGCACGAGTTCGGCTTCCAGCTGCTGCTCGCGGCACCGGAGGACAAGGTGGACCTCTCCCGCTTCCTGGGCTCGGTCACGGAAATCCTGCGCGACGACGTCACCAACCGTTCCGGCGTGATGGAACGGGCCATGGGCAACTCCCGGTCCGTGGATATCCTGCTGCGCTAG
- a CDS encoding DUF4194 domain-containing protein, translating into MSETTATAAPEDFDPELEEEQDAPRDLLVDGPELFPGDTGTLPLKLRQALIRLVRGPYLDANSSDHVYETVVDNQEQLRVRLSELFLSLVIDEDRKVALLRPVEMAEPHTSALQRQREMTREETLLLLRMRLILDRHTGTGNDATIARQDIVEVLEGYVDPGQRDAKSIEDTADAAIRKLVQERRLLLPTELDNVWVISNALPLALPYSQVGDIITFMQTLGGGDNDDDAATFDVEPADTEPATNDGEEPA; encoded by the coding sequence ATGAGCGAGACCACCGCAACAGCAGCCCCGGAGGACTTCGATCCGGAGCTGGAAGAAGAGCAGGATGCCCCGCGCGACCTCCTCGTCGACGGACCGGAACTGTTCCCCGGCGACACCGGCACCCTGCCGCTGAAGCTGCGCCAGGCCCTCATCCGGCTGGTGCGCGGCCCGTACCTGGACGCCAACTCCTCGGACCACGTGTACGAGACCGTGGTGGACAACCAGGAACAGCTTCGCGTGCGGCTCAGCGAGCTGTTCCTGTCCCTGGTCATTGACGAGGACCGCAAGGTCGCCCTGCTGCGCCCGGTGGAAATGGCCGAACCGCACACCTCCGCCCTGCAGCGCCAGCGCGAAATGACCCGCGAGGAAACCCTGCTGCTGCTGCGCATGCGGCTCATCCTGGACCGCCACACCGGCACCGGGAATGACGCCACCATCGCCCGGCAGGACATCGTCGAGGTGCTCGAGGGCTACGTGGATCCGGGCCAGCGCGACGCCAAGTCCATCGAGGACACCGCCGACGCCGCCATCCGCAAGCTCGTGCAGGAACGCCGGCTGCTGCTCCCCACCGAACTGGACAACGTCTGGGTCATCTCCAACGCCCTGCCGCTGGCCCTGCCCTACAGCCAGGTCGGCGACATCATCACCTTTATGCAGACCCTCGGCGGCGGGGATAACGACGACGACGCGGCGACCTTCGACGTCGAGCCCGCCGACACTGAACCCGCCACGAACGACGGCGAGGAGCCGGCATGA
- a CDS encoding DUF3375 domain-containing protein, producing the protein MSFIENAVARWAELQRLQAAPGWKLTNANAWVPALFREAFTRTRPRLPLDDFHAMTDSFLARLRMDGVQLREDWTGRNYADDWVARRFLARPRADGKFVYELTESSARFLSYLDAYTSDKTSLNSSRLATLLDRVENLAQESNPDPAARIAVLKEEVARREEMIRALESGEAPPPLPDDTAVEAARDILDLAAALPADFKRMRDGLEKMLHDLRQEMVESNAAKGLTMGEILEADKKLRSTAEGRTYEGFTAFLNDADQQARFRAAIAEVLERDFADDMSPEDRQSLYRLISDMRDQATEIHRIYGRLSESMHTYVQSDEYRESVQLRQLIRAAETAIHKAPRGRRRAAVVPAPQLHGSGFESLSMVRVYNPEDHAAPRTLPAPPQFTEADIHRSVRTPRADRRVLADAVSRATATRSNATVAQVFEQLPPEHRHLNSIRALLAGGSAADSAARKHLESVTFTQIDGSERTALLPAVAVAKATEK; encoded by the coding sequence ATGTCCTTCATCGAGAACGCCGTTGCCCGCTGGGCCGAACTGCAGCGGCTCCAGGCGGCCCCCGGCTGGAAACTGACCAACGCCAACGCCTGGGTCCCGGCACTCTTCCGCGAGGCCTTCACCCGCACCCGGCCGCGCCTTCCGCTGGACGACTTCCACGCCATGACGGACAGCTTCCTGGCCCGCCTCCGCATGGACGGCGTGCAGCTGCGCGAAGACTGGACCGGACGGAACTACGCCGATGACTGGGTGGCCCGCCGCTTCCTCGCCCGGCCCCGCGCGGACGGGAAGTTCGTCTACGAACTCACCGAATCCTCCGCCCGCTTCCTCTCCTATCTGGACGCGTACACCAGCGACAAAACGTCCCTGAACTCCTCCCGCCTGGCCACCCTGCTGGACCGGGTGGAAAACCTCGCGCAGGAATCCAACCCGGACCCGGCCGCGCGCATCGCCGTCCTTAAAGAAGAGGTTGCCCGCCGCGAGGAAATGATCCGCGCCCTGGAATCCGGTGAGGCTCCCCCGCCGCTGCCGGACGACACCGCAGTCGAAGCCGCCCGCGACATCCTCGACCTGGCCGCCGCCCTGCCCGCAGACTTCAAACGCATGCGCGACGGCCTGGAAAAGATGCTCCATGACCTGCGCCAGGAAATGGTGGAATCCAACGCCGCCAAGGGCCTGACCATGGGCGAAATCCTCGAAGCGGACAAAAAGCTGCGCAGCACCGCCGAAGGCCGCACCTATGAGGGCTTCACCGCCTTCCTGAACGATGCCGACCAGCAGGCACGCTTCCGCGCCGCCATCGCCGAGGTGCTGGAACGCGATTTCGCCGACGACATGAGCCCAGAAGACCGGCAGAGCCTCTACCGGCTGATCAGCGACATGCGCGACCAGGCCACGGAAATCCACCGCATCTACGGCCGGCTCTCCGAATCCATGCACACCTACGTGCAGAGCGACGAGTACCGCGAATCCGTCCAGCTGCGCCAGCTCATCCGCGCCGCCGAAACTGCCATCCACAAGGCTCCGCGCGGACGCCGCCGGGCCGCCGTCGTACCCGCACCGCAGCTGCACGGCTCGGGCTTCGAATCCCTCAGCATGGTCCGGGTCTACAACCCCGAAGACCACGCCGCCCCGCGCACCCTGCCCGCACCGCCGCAGTTCACCGAGGCGGACATCCACCGCTCGGTCCGCACCCCGCGCGCCGACCGGCGGGTACTGGCCGACGCCGTCTCCCGGGCGACGGCGACACGCTCCAATGCCACCGTGGCCCAGGTGTTCGAGCAGCTGCCGCCCGAACACCGGCACCTGAACAGCATCCGCGCCCTGCTCGCCGGCGGGTCCGCCGCCGACTCTGCCGCCAGGAAACACCTTGAATCCGTCACCTTTACCCAGATCGACGGCAGCGAGCGCACCGCGCTGCTGCCCGCCGTCGCCGTCGCGAAAGCCACCGAAAAATGA
- a CDS encoding oxygenase MpaB family protein, producing MSVRSPQFIESWRRQLIGTFSNNAAEVPQWELELARGSDVGHFGPDSAVWAVHGSMTPILAGIRALLLQALHPGAMAGVHDFSDYKEDPLGRLAGTIRWIFTVTYGDTTTARAGSDWVLRLHQKVHGSYQDADGEVQPYSANDPEIARWVHLAFTDAFLSSHQRFGGPIPGGPDAYVAEWAVAGELMGIPDPPRSESELRKQMAAYDSQLRSSEYVREALAFLKRPPLPASQRLGYRVLFAGAVSSLEPRHRELLGLRTPHLGPVPVPMTFPVKLVLGVIRFGLGPQGPSERSARERIARLSAAG from the coding sequence ATGAGCGTTCGTTCTCCGCAGTTCATTGAATCCTGGCGGCGCCAGCTGATCGGTACCTTCAGCAACAACGCCGCCGAGGTTCCGCAGTGGGAGCTGGAGCTGGCTCGCGGGTCCGACGTCGGTCACTTCGGTCCGGATTCCGCCGTCTGGGCGGTGCACGGGTCCATGACGCCGATCCTTGCCGGCATCCGCGCGCTGCTGCTCCAGGCCCTGCATCCCGGCGCGATGGCCGGGGTGCACGACTTCTCCGACTATAAGGAGGATCCGCTGGGCCGGCTTGCGGGGACCATCCGGTGGATCTTCACCGTCACCTACGGGGATACGACGACGGCGCGCGCCGGTTCGGACTGGGTGCTGCGGCTGCATCAAAAGGTCCATGGCTCCTATCAGGACGCGGACGGCGAGGTGCAGCCCTATTCAGCCAATGATCCCGAGATTGCCCGCTGGGTCCATCTGGCCTTCACCGACGCGTTCCTCAGCTCGCATCAGCGGTTCGGCGGGCCAATCCCCGGCGGCCCGGATGCCTATGTTGCCGAGTGGGCAGTGGCCGGGGAGCTGATGGGCATTCCGGATCCGCCGCGCTCTGAGTCAGAGCTGCGGAAGCAGATGGCCGCCTACGATTCCCAGTTGCGCAGCAGCGAGTACGTGCGGGAGGCCCTGGCCTTCCTGAAGCGTCCGCCGCTGCCGGCCAGCCAACGGCTCGGCTACCGGGTGCTGTTTGCCGGGGCGGTGTCCAGCCTGGAACCGCGGCACCGGGAACTGCTCGGGCTGCGGACACCGCATCTGGGTCCGGTACCGGTGCCGATGACGTTTCCCGTGAAACTTGTATTGGGTGTTATCCGGTTTGGACTCGGTCCGCAGGGACCCAGCGAACGTTCCGCCCGCGAGCGCATTGCACGGCTTTCCGCCGCGGGGTAG
- a CDS encoding thymidylate synthase encodes MKHLLSAATLDDILNKAYTDVLRHGVRIEPTNGSTAELFGVMLELTQPLARISRSQNRERIFSALGELLWYLSGSDDPAFVSHYVKYYTRPDVSIDGHAIGAYGPRLIDFDGVNQIETVISILKNNPASRNAVIQLFDHEDGPRHAPCTLALQFVVREGKLNMMTSMRSNDLFLGFPHDVFAFTMLQEIIAKSLDVDLGTYYHSVGSLHLYDKDMNAAREYLNEGWHDGVAMPAMPKEDPWIAINQLLEAEKTIRLSSGLAIEDLILPQEPYWKDLTLLIYIHKLISEKRLPDLAPAVEQIHHSYFGPIVQDRLDRLGMRKLRNDKS; translated from the coding sequence ATGAAGCACCTTTTATCCGCAGCGACTCTTGATGACATATTGAATAAGGCGTATACCGATGTCCTCAGACATGGGGTGCGTATCGAGCCAACCAATGGGTCTACAGCCGAATTGTTCGGAGTGATGCTGGAACTTACTCAGCCACTTGCACGCATAAGCAGAAGTCAGAACCGTGAGCGGATATTCAGCGCGCTCGGCGAGTTACTGTGGTATTTGTCCGGATCCGACGATCCAGCCTTCGTCAGCCACTACGTTAAGTACTACACAAGGCCTGACGTGTCTATTGATGGTCATGCAATAGGTGCGTATGGTCCCCGCCTGATCGATTTCGATGGCGTAAACCAAATCGAGACCGTCATAAGTATCTTGAAAAACAATCCGGCATCTAGAAATGCAGTAATTCAGCTGTTCGACCATGAGGACGGCCCGCGCCACGCGCCCTGTACCCTAGCCCTCCAATTTGTTGTACGAGAGGGAAAGCTGAACATGATGACCAGCATGAGGTCAAACGACCTTTTTCTCGGCTTCCCGCACGACGTATTCGCATTTACAATGCTTCAAGAAATTATTGCTAAATCATTGGATGTTGATCTCGGTACGTATTACCACTCCGTTGGGAGTCTGCATCTTTACGACAAGGATATGAACGCAGCACGAGAATATCTTAACGAAGGCTGGCACGACGGCGTAGCCATGCCCGCTATGCCCAAGGAGGATCCATGGATCGCAATAAATCAACTACTAGAAGCGGAAAAGACGATACGTTTATCGTCCGGTCTGGCGATAGAGGATTTGATCCTACCCCAGGAACCCTATTGGAAAGATCTGACACTACTCATTTACATCCATAAGCTCATATCCGAGAAGCGTTTACCCGACTTAGCTCCTGCGGTCGAACAGATTCACCATTCCTATTTTGGTCCGATTGTTCAAGACAGGCTCGACCGCCTTGGCATGAGAAAGCTGAGAAATGACAAGTCCTAA